In the bacterium genome, one interval contains:
- a CDS encoding HxsD-like protein has protein sequence MTERITFDRSLYLPEAVVAAAEVYNPYATVAVETAAEATVAVISDAREYDLATVVHAFANHVLYETIARRRQAALDEGAA, from the coding sequence ATGACGGAGCGGATCACCTTCGATCGATCTCTCTATCTGCCCGAAGCGGTGGTGGCGGCGGCTGAGGTCTACAATCCGTATGCGACGGTGGCGGTCGAAACCGCTGCCGAGGCGACGGTGGCGGTGATCTCGGACGCCCGCGAGTACGATCTGGCGACCGTGGTGCACGCCTTCGCCAACCACGTGCTCTACGAGACCATCGCGCGGCGCCGCCAGGCAGCGCTCGACGAGGGCGCGGCGTGA
- the hxsD gene encoding His-Xaa-Ser system protein HxsD, translating to MSKETRLGFSLGQDHISFEVDESVYPLEALYGACYLFLERCYVFLSRTSSGAVLTRLTAREEASEQALEALAGEFANELLAQATRLQLSQSTARIREYYTAAALRAVTAAPSVDELLAELESEELLEDPLEIMVPWEEKHGKTPGDAES from the coding sequence GTGAGCAAGGAGACGCGTCTCGGATTCTCCCTGGGTCAGGATCACATCTCGTTCGAAGTCGACGAGAGCGTCTACCCGCTCGAAGCGCTCTACGGAGCCTGCTACCTCTTCCTCGAACGCTGCTACGTCTTCCTGTCCCGCACGTCGTCGGGCGCGGTGCTGACGCGTCTGACGGCGCGCGAAGAGGCCAGTGAGCAAGCCCTGGAAGCGCTGGCTGGGGAATTCGCCAACGAGCTGCTGGCGCAGGCGACGCGGCTGCAGCTTTCCCAATCGACCGCCCGCATCCGCGAGTATTACACGGCGGCGGCGCTGCGCGCCGTGACGGCGGCGCCGTCGGTGGACGAGCTGCTCGCCGAGCTCGAGTCGGAGGAGCTGCTCGAGGATCCGCTCGAGATCATGGTGCCGTGGGAAGAGAAGCACGGGAAGACGCCCGGCGACGCCGAGTCGTGA
- the hxsA4 gene encoding His-Xaa-Ser repeat protein HxsA4, with translation MSEKKGGLPSLRRSPLDFLSQEEARQAVKPVAALDADEAARALRTEPNSEKLLLAQHMSHASHGSHGSHGSHGSHGSHGSHGSHGSHGSHGSHGSHGSHGSHGSHGSW, from the coding sequence ATGAGCGAGAAAAAGGGGGGACTGCCCTCCCTGCGGAGGTCGCCGTTGGATTTCCTCAGCCAGGAGGAGGCGCGCCAGGCGGTGAAGCCGGTGGCCGCGCTGGACGCCGACGAAGCGGCGCGGGCCCTGCGCACGGAACCGAACAGCGAGAAGCTGTTGCTGGCGCAGCACATGTCGCACGCCTCGCACGGCAGTCACGGCTCGCACGGCTCCCACGGCTCGCACGGCAGCCACGGCAGCCACGGGTCGCACGGCTCGCATGGCAGTCACGGTTCGCACGGCAGTCACGGCTCGCACGGCAGTCACGGCTCGCACGGGTCGTGGTGA
- a CDS encoding cytochrome P460 family protein translates to MSVKRFLLGVLLLFLAAPATAACPGDCNGDGSVDIGELIRGVNIALGSAPASVCPALDTNGSGSVSISELIAAVNVALTGCPVVTPTPIPTATPTGGVDAIFPADYRDTFIEVRDCRLSVEHGGVNIRVLANPIAAEPYLRNESPLPVGSIVVKEEYDGSGCADRDLSRWRAMRKEEPGFDPDDGDWHWQWVDAPSRRVRFDDKATCIGCHVQPECLARDHMCTVGQTRGRLRPTLENLPAALLSVSGTGPKDVYAVGADPHDGSGPLMLHYDGAGWDRLLTGATGDLWWIGVAPIGNAFYLSGDGGLILRYDLASRQVSRDTTPGRERIYGTWGASASDVWAVGADIDRPDAGGVIWHYDGVAWAPVDLSGVRPSGIPQLFKVWGRAADDVYAVGFRGVVLHWNGRAWSVVTTPNINDRQLFTVHGNASRVGAVGGFFAEALLLEREGAGDFLLANPANSPQLNGVFYSPDDRAVAVGNSLAVATRDAAGWVTVDEGSDDQGRDFHAVWVDSEDGIWAVGGDLADLNNGVLRYGGPQLVSGTVRP, encoded by the coding sequence ATGTCCGTGAAGCGATTTCTTCTCGGGGTTCTCCTTCTCTTTCTCGCGGCGCCGGCCACTGCCGCCTGTCCCGGGGACTGCAACGGCGACGGCAGCGTCGACATCGGCGAGCTGATCCGCGGCGTCAACATCGCGCTCGGCAGCGCGCCGGCGTCGGTCTGTCCGGCGCTCGACACCAACGGCAGCGGCTCGGTGTCGATCTCCGAGCTCATCGCCGCCGTCAACGTGGCGCTCACCGGCTGCCCGGTGGTGACGCCGACGCCGATTCCCACCGCCACGCCGACCGGCGGCGTCGATGCGATCTTCCCCGCCGACTACCGCGACACCTTCATCGAGGTGCGCGACTGCCGGCTCAGCGTCGAGCACGGCGGCGTCAACATCCGCGTCCTCGCCAATCCGATCGCTGCCGAGCCGTACCTGCGCAACGAGAGCCCGCTGCCGGTCGGCAGCATCGTCGTGAAGGAGGAGTACGACGGATCCGGCTGCGCCGACCGCGATCTCAGCCGCTGGCGGGCGATGCGCAAGGAGGAGCCGGGCTTCGATCCGGACGACGGCGATTGGCACTGGCAGTGGGTCGACGCGCCGTCGCGCCGCGTCCGCTTCGACGACAAGGCGACCTGCATCGGTTGCCACGTGCAGCCCGAGTGCCTGGCGCGGGACCACATGTGCACCGTCGGGCAGACGCGCGGCCGGCTGCGCCCAACCTTGGAGAACCTGCCGGCGGCGCTGCTCTCGGTGTCGGGCACCGGGCCCAAGGACGTCTACGCGGTCGGCGCCGATCCGCACGACGGCAGCGGCCCCCTGATGTTGCACTACGATGGCGCCGGTTGGGATCGCCTGCTCACCGGCGCCACCGGCGACCTCTGGTGGATCGGCGTCGCGCCGATCGGCAACGCCTTCTACCTCTCCGGCGATGGCGGGCTGATCCTGCGCTACGACCTCGCGTCGCGTCAGGTGAGCCGCGACACGACCCCGGGTCGCGAGCGCATCTACGGGACGTGGGGCGCCTCGGCGAGCGACGTCTGGGCGGTCGGCGCCGACATCGACCGCCCCGACGCCGGCGGCGTCATCTGGCACTACGACGGCGTCGCCTGGGCGCCGGTCGACCTGAGCGGCGTGCGCCCGAGCGGCATTCCACAGCTCTTCAAGGTGTGGGGGCGGGCGGCCGACGACGTCTATGCCGTCGGCTTCCGCGGCGTCGTGCTGCACTGGAATGGCCGCGCCTGGTCGGTGGTGACCACGCCCAACATCAACGACCGGCAGCTCTTCACCGTGCACGGCAATGCCAGCCGAGTCGGCGCGGTCGGCGGCTTCTTCGCCGAGGCGTTGCTGCTCGAGCGCGAGGGCGCGGGCGACTTCCTGCTCGCCAACCCCGCCAACAGTCCGCAGTTGAACGGCGTCTTCTACTCGCCGGACGATCGCGCGGTCGCGGTGGGCAACAGCCTCGCGGTGGCGACGCGGGACGCCGCCGGCTGGGTCACGGTGGACGAAGGGAGCGACGACCAGGGGCGCGATTTCCACGCCGTCTGGGTCGACAGCGAGGACGGCATCTGGGCGGTCGGCGGCGACCTCGCGGACCTGAACAACGGCGTCCTCCGCTATGGCGGCCCGCAACTCGTCAGCGGGACCGTGCGACCGTAG
- a CDS encoding HTTM domain-containing protein, which produces MSERARRWARSLFDPVDGSSMAVFRIALGFVIAWDVVRYWQYGWIHEYYIRPKYHFGYIYLEWVRPLPGDWMYVHFAVMGIAATLVCLGLFYRPAIIVVWFLYTWKFLIEKSVYMNHYYLIGLLCFLFIFIPAHHTWSLDRRRHPEWPQTVPRWTVYLLRFQLFVVYFYGAIAKINPDWLRGEPMLSAITARVPGVPEIASHFPPALLAYAIAYGGILNDALVPIMLSFRRTRVFGFLCALVFHLLNEIFLSIGIFSYLMSVADTIFFEPDWPRRLAARWGWVSAAAAPAAITAAPRATSRRLVLAGLGAYVAFQILVPLRHFLYPGYVSWTEEGHRFSWHMKLRGKQSRMMIIATLPATHTTFQLDPRDDLTDRQLRKVFTFPDMLLQYVHYKRDELRASGADPVINVTWLCSLNGQPERPLVDPTADLAKAELSLWPAPWVLR; this is translated from the coding sequence ATGAGCGAGCGCGCGCGGCGGTGGGCGAGGAGCCTGTTCGACCCGGTGGACGGCAGCTCGATGGCCGTGTTCCGCATCGCGCTCGGCTTCGTCATCGCCTGGGACGTCGTCCGCTACTGGCAGTACGGCTGGATCCACGAGTACTACATCCGCCCCAAGTACCACTTCGGGTACATCTACCTGGAGTGGGTGCGTCCGCTGCCCGGCGACTGGATGTACGTCCACTTCGCGGTCATGGGCATCGCGGCGACGCTGGTCTGCCTCGGCCTGTTCTACCGGCCGGCGATCATCGTCGTGTGGTTCCTCTACACCTGGAAGTTCCTGATCGAGAAGTCGGTGTACATGAACCACTACTATCTCATCGGGCTCCTCTGCTTCCTCTTCATCTTCATTCCCGCCCACCACACCTGGTCGCTCGATCGCCGCCGCCATCCCGAATGGCCGCAGACCGTGCCGCGCTGGACCGTGTACCTGCTGCGCTTCCAGCTCTTCGTCGTGTACTTCTACGGTGCCATCGCCAAGATCAATCCGGACTGGCTGCGCGGCGAGCCGATGCTGTCGGCGATCACCGCCCGCGTCCCCGGCGTGCCGGAGATCGCGTCGCACTTCCCGCCGGCGCTGCTCGCCTACGCCATCGCCTACGGCGGCATCCTCAATGACGCGCTGGTGCCGATCATGCTCTCGTTCCGTCGTACCCGCGTGTTCGGCTTCCTGTGCGCGCTCGTGTTCCACCTGCTGAATGAGATCTTCCTCAGCATCGGCATCTTCTCGTATCTGATGAGTGTCGCCGACACGATCTTCTTCGAGCCGGACTGGCCGCGCCGCCTGGCGGCGCGCTGGGGCTGGGTGTCAGCCGCGGCGGCGCCCGCCGCGATCACCGCGGCGCCGCGCGCGACATCGCGGCGGCTGGTGCTGGCGGGGCTCGGCGCCTACGTGGCGTTCCAGATCCTGGTGCCGCTGCGCCACTTCCTCTACCCCGGCTACGTCAGTTGGACCGAGGAGGGGCACCGCTTCAGTTGGCACATGAAGCTGCGCGGCAAACAGAGCCGCATGATGATCATCGCGACGCTGCCGGCCACGCACACCACCTTCCAGCTCGATCCGCGCGACGATCTCACGGATCGCCAACTGCGCAAGGTGTTCACGTTCCCCGACATGCTGTTGCAGTACGTGCACTACAAGCGCGACGAGCTGCGCGCCTCCGGCGCCGACCCGGTGATCAACGTCACCTGGCTCTGCTCGCTCAACGGCCAGCCGGAGCGGCCGCTCGTCGACCCCACCGCCGATCTCGCCAAGGCCGAGTTGTCCCTCTGGCCCG